Proteins encoded by one window of Haematobia irritans isolate KBUSLIRL chromosome 2, ASM5000362v1, whole genome shotgun sequence:
- the LOC142225218 gene encoding serine protease inhibitor Kazal-type 1-like, with product MKFLKFAIFVTLALCSYQNAVLGIYCPCNLRHWDPVCGTNGITYVNRCEFECTEREYAKLGRRIFVAKKGACDTQDIRG from the coding sequence atgaaatttctaaaattcgcaatatttgtTACGCTAGCTCTGTGTTCATACCAGAATGCTGTCCTGGGCATTTATTGTCCCTGTAATTTACGCCATTGGGATCCAGTTTGTGGTACAAATGGTATTACCTATGTTAACCGTTGTGAATTTGAGTGTACCGAACGTGAATATGCTAAATTGGGGCGAAgaatttttgttgccaaaaagggAGCATGCGATACACAGGACATAAGGGGTTAA